A stretch of DNA from Bacillus sp. NP157:
CCATCACGGCTTTCCCCATCGCCCGCATTTCTCAGACTTTTCTGATTCCATTCCCGGCGACCCAAACGCAGGCTCGGCGCTCCCCACACAGCGGAGTTGCCCATGCGCGTGTCCATCCTCGGCGTCCCCTTCCTTCTCCTTGCCGGCGTGCCCGCCGCATTTGCCGGCACCACGTGCAGCGCCGAGCGCTACACCTTTGGCAACCATGCCTTTCCCTCGCACGACGAGGCGATGGCGCTATGCCGCCAGGAAGAAGCGCAGATGACGGACGCGGCGACGGGGACCTACGAACACGCGGCGGGTTGCCATGACGTCGGCGAGCAAGGCACCCACGGCGACTGGCGTTACGGCCGTATCGCACTGGACGTGGTCGCGCGCGACAGCGGCGAGCCGTACACCTTCGAGGGCTTGTGGATGTGCAAGCCCGCGATGTGACTACGCGGCGGCGGCCTGCCGGGAGAGGTAACGCCCCGGCGTGTCGCCGAAGGCCTTGCGGAACATCGCGACGAAGGCGCTCGGCGTGGCGTAGCCCAGCGAGTCGGCGATGGTCGCCACCGGTTCGCCTTCCGCCAGCCGCTCCAGCGCGCGGGTCAGCCGCGCCGTCTGTCGCCACTGGGCCACGCTGCACTGGGTCTCCTCGCGGAACAGCCGGGTCAGCGTGCGCACGGAGAGCCCAGCCCAGTTCGCCCACTCGTCGATGCTGCGGGTGTCTTCGGGGTGCTCGATCATCGCCATGGCCACCCGGCGCAGGCGCCGGTCGGTAGGCATCGGCAGGTGCATGGCTTCGACCGGTGCATGGCGGATTTCATCCAGCAGCACGGCGAGCAGGCGTTCGCGCTCGGGCGTCATCGGCGCATCCTGCTCCCAGCTCGCCGCGCGCTTCACCACCGCGCGGAACACGTCGTCGACGCCCACGACGCAGGCGTGCTCCGGCAGTCCCCTGGACGCCTCGGGCGAAACGAACACGCCCCAGGCCCGGCTCGGCCCCGAAATGCTCACCGTGTGCATCAGGCCCGGTGGCATCCATCCGGCGCGGTGCGGTGGCAGCAGGTAGGTGCCGCGATCCGTCCGGGTTACGATAAGTCCCTGCTCGACATAGAAAAACTGGCCGCGCACATGCTGGTGCCAGTCGATCTCCAGCAACGTGCTGTCGCGCTCCGCGGCATAGGCGAGCAGGGGCGGACCGTCGGCCCGGTCGAACATCTCGTGGAAGTCGGATTTATCCATTTTGGCCTGATCTCGACATTAATTGGCCAGATAACGATATCAGGCCGATAGGGGACATGTATAACATTTGCAGCCCCAAGTAACTGTTCCCAGCGCGGCATCCGCCGACAGCCCGCGCAGCGAACCCGGACGCCGGAGACCCCCATGATCCGTCTCGTCACCACCGATTTGACTGACCTGCGCGAGGACACCGATGCCGGTGACGCCCTGGTCACGTTCGTTGCCTGCGCCCACGCCATGCTCGACGGCACCACCACGGAAGAGCAGCGGCGCCGCCTGGAGCCTCGGCTGCTGGCCCAGTTGCCGACCCTAAGGGCGCTCGGCGTGTTCGAGCTGTTCGCCGTACGCGACCCGGCGCTGGCCGCCCTGCTAGCCGACGAGGAGTAGGCCGTCACCAGCGAAATATATGACATCGGTATATTTGCCTTGACAATTAAACGCGAGGCAATAGAATGCACGTCCATGAACACCAACCTGTGCATTTCCCCTGACGGCCGGGACAGTCTCGGCGCCCTTATCGGCATGGTTCGCGGGGAGATCGTGCGGGCCATCGAGGCCGACCTGTCCGCCCAGGGCGCCGACCTCAAGTTCACCCAGTTCCACGTGCTCAAGCGCCTCGCCAACCAGGGCCCGATGACGGCCACTGAACTAGCCCGCGCGGTGGACCTGGACGGTGGCGCGATGACCCGGCAGCTGGACCAGCTGGAAGCCAAGGGCTACCTGCGCCGCCAGCCGCACGAGCAGGACCGTCGCGCGCTGCGCATCGAGCTCACCGAAGCGGGCGTGGCGCTGTGGCGCCACCTGCATGAGAGCAACGTGGCCACGCTGGATCGCGCGCAGAAGAGCCTGTCGACGGACGAGCGCGCAAAGCTCATCGATTACCTGCAGCGCGTCCTCGACGCGTTGCGCGAAAAAAACTGACCATCTGAGGCAAAACGCATGCGTCTGCACACCTTCGTGGCGGCCATCGGTGCCGCCTTCGTCCTTTCCGGCTGTGTCACCAGCCGCGGACTGGATCCGCAGGGCCACCTGACCGACCCGGCCACCCTCCACGCCGACAAGAGCCTGGCCAAGGGCGACGGCGCCACGGCGACGTGGCCGGCTGCCGACTGGTGGACGGGCCTGGGCGATGCCCGCCTGTCCGCGCTGATCGAAGAAGCCCTGAAGGACAACCCGAACCTGGCCGCCGCCGATGCACGCGTGCGCCAGGCCCAGGCCCAGGCCGGATCGGCCGACGCCAACCGTGCCCCGACCTTCAACGTCGGCGCCGGCGCGGCCGGCGCGCACCTGCCCGAAGGGCTGGTCGGCAATGAGCTCGGCCACTTCAGCTGGACCAAGTACGGTTACGGTAGCTTCAACTGGGACCTCGACCTGTGGGGCGGCAAGCGCGCCGAGTTCGAGGCCGCGGTGGGTTCGCAGCGTGCCGCCGAAGTCGACGCCCGCGCCGCGCGCATCGAGATCTCGACCAACGTCGCCCGCGCCTACGTGCAGCTCGGCTACGCGTTCGACCAGATGGACGTGGCCAAGGCGGAACTGGAGCGCAGCCGCAGCTCGCGCGACCTGACCCGCCAGCGCGTCGCCGCCGGCGTGGACAACCAGATCCAGGTCAAGCAGTCGGACAGCGAAGTCGCCTCCGCCGAACGCGAGATGGCTGTTGCGCAGCGTGCGATCGATTCCGCGCGCACCTCGCTCAGCATGCTGCTAGGCAAGGGCCCGGACCGCGGCCTCGACATCGATCGCCCGACGACCATGCAGCCGTCGACGGTGGCCGTGCCGGCCAACGTGCCGGCCGACATCCTCGGCCACCGCGCCGACCTGGTCGCTGCGCGCTGGCGCGTCGAAGCCGCCTCGAAGGACATCGATTCGGCGAAGACGAAGTTCCTGCCCAACGTCACGCTCGGCATCCTCGCCGCGCAGGCGGCCGGCGGTTCGGACAACCTGTTCTCCTCGGCCGCACGCTTCTGGCAGGTGCTGCCGGCCGTCAGCCTGCCGATCTTCGACGGTGGCCGCCTGCGCGCGAACCTCGCCGGCAAGGATGCGCAGTACGACCTCGCCGTGGCGCAGTACAACCAGACCCTGGTCGGTGCCGTGAACGAAGTGGCCGACGACCTGGCTGGCCTGGATGCGCTTAACGCGCAGCTGCAGGCCCAGCAGCGCGCACACGATGCCGCGCAGCAGGCGTATGACCTTTCGCAGCAGCGCTACAAGGCCGGCGTCGGCAGCTACCTCGATTCGCTCGTGGTGCGCCAGCAACTGCTCGAGGCCGAACAGCGACTGGTGTCGCTGCGTGCCGAGCAGGTCGACACCTCGGTCCAGCTCATCCAGGCGCTCGGCGGCGGTTTCCGCCCCGAAGCCGGCGACCAGCCCGTCGCCGACGCCGCCACCCATTAAGCACACACACCTCATTTCCGAAGGCACATGACGATGTCCCAAGACACCCTTGCCCCCACCGGCACGACCGTGGCGCCGCCGCCGAAAAGCCGCCGCGGCCTGTTCCTCAAGCTTCTCGTCCTGATCATCATCCTCGCCGCGATCGGCTGGACGGTGTGGTACTTCGTGGACGGCCGCTGGTACGAAGACACCGACGACGCCTACGTCAACGGCAACGTCGTGCAGATCACCCCGCAGATCGCCGGCACCGTGACCTCGATCGGCGCCGACGACGGCGACCTCGTCCACCAGGGCGACGTGCTGGTGAAGCTCGACCCGAGCGATGCCGAGGTGAACCTGGAAAGCGCCCGCGCCAACCTCGCCAACACCGTGCGTCGCGTGCGTGGCCTGTACAACAACGTGACCTCGGCCCAGGCCGATGTCTCGGTGCGCCAGACCGCCGTCGATCGTGCCCGCCAGGACTACAACCGCCGTCGCGACCTCGCCAAGAGCGGTGCGATCTCCGCGGAAGAACTGTCCCACGCACAGGACACGCTGACCTCGGCCGAAAGCAGCCTCGCTTCGGCGAAGCAGTCGTACAGCAGCAGCAAGGTGCTGGTCGACGACACCGTGGTCGCGTCGCATCCCGACGTGCGTGCCGCAGCCGCCAAGCTGCGCTCGGCTTACCTCGACTTCGTTCGCTCGACGATGGTCGCGCCGGTCGACGGTTACGTCGCCAAGCGCACCGTCCAGGTCGGCCAGCGCGTGCAGCCGGGTGCCGCCCTGATGGCCGTCGTGCCGCTCCACGAGGTGTGGATCGACGCCAACTTCAAGGAAACCCAGCTGACCCACATGCGCATCGGCCAGCCGGTCGACGTCACCGCCGACGTGTACGGCAACGACACCGTCTACAAGGCGAAGGTGCGCAGCCTGGGCGTCGGCAGCGGCAGCGCGTTCTCGATCCTGCCGGCGCAGAACGCCACCGGTAACTGGATCAAGATCGTCCAGCGCGTGCCGGTCCGCGTGGTCTTCACCGAGCCGAAGCAGCTCGAAGACAAGCCGCTGCGCCTGGGCCTGTCGACCAAGGTCACGGTCTCGCTGCACGACCAGAGCGGTGCGCTGCTGGCGAAGCAGGCGCCGACCAAGCCCGAGTTCTCGACCACCGTGTACGACAAGCAGCTTGCCGACGCTGACAAGGACATCACCCGCGTGATCCATGAAAACGCGTCGGCCGGCGACGGCGCCGAGCAGCAGCAGGCTCCGAAGTAAGGGACCGGCCCGCGGGTGCGTCGACGACGTCGACGCACCCGCGCCTCCCTCGCGGCTCCTCATCTAACGACCAGGCTTATCCATGAGCACCGAATTTCGACCGCCAAACCTGGCGCTGTCCACGGTCGGGTTATCGCTCGCGACCTTCATGCAGGTGCTGGACACCACGATCGCGAACGTGTCGCTGCCGACCATCGCGGGCAACCTTGGTGTCAGTTCCAACCAGAGCACCTGGGTGATCACCTCGTTCGCGGTGAGCAACGCCATCGCGTTGCCGCTCACCGGCTTCCTCACCCGTCGCTTCGGTGAAACCAAGCTGTTCGTGTGGGCGACGCTGTTGTTCTCGCTTGCCTCGTTCCTGTGTGGCATCGCGCAGAGCATGAGCATGCTGATCCTGTTCCGCGCCATCCAGGGGGCGGTGGCAGGCCCGATGTACCCGATCACCCAGTCGCTGCTGATCTCGATCTATCCACCAGCGAAACGCGGCATGGCGCTGGCCTTGCTGGCGATGGTGACCGTGGTCGCGCCCATCGCGGGCCCGATCCTCGGTGGCTGGATCACGGACAACTACACCTGGCCGTGGATCTTCTTCATCAACGTGCCGATCGGCATCTTCGCCAGCTTCGTCGTGGCGAACCAGATGAAGGGCCGTCCGGAAGTCACCGAGAAACCGAAGGTCGACTACGTGGGCCTGATCACGCTGATCATCGGCGTGGGCGCCTTGCAGGTGGTGCTCGACAAGGGCAACGACGAAGACTGGTTCTCGTCGCCGTTCATCGTGGTCACCGCGATCATCGCCGCCATCGGCCTCGCCGTGTTCCTGATCTGGGAACTCACGGACAAGGACCCGATCGTGAACCTGAAGCTATTCCGGCATCGGAACTTCGCGATGGGCACGTTGTGCCTGGTGCTGGCGTACGCGGCGTTCTTCGCGATCGGCCTGCTGGTGCCGCAGTGGTTGCAACGCAATGTCGGTTACACCTCGACATGGGCGGGCCTGGCCGCGGCGCCGCTGGGCATCATCCCGGTGATCCTCACCCCGTTCGTCGGCCGGTATGCGCACAAGTTCGACCTGCGCGTGCTCGCCTCGGGTGCCTTCATCGTGATGGGCGCAACCTGCTTCATGCGCTCGGACTTCTATCTCGACATCGACTTCTACAGTGTCGCGATGGTCCAGCTTATCCAGGGCCTGGGCGTGGCGTTGTTCTTCATGCCGGTGCTGTCGATCCTGCTTTCCGACCTGCAGCCGCGCGAGATCGCGGCGGGCTCGGGCCTGGCGACGTTCCTGCGTACGCTGGGCGGCAGCTTCGCCGCGTCGCTCACCACGTTCCTGTGGGACCACCGCGCCATCGTCCACCATGAGCGGCTGGCCGAGAACTTCACCCCGTTCAACCCGAACACCCAGCAGGCACTGACCCAGATCGGCCACGGTGATCCGCAATACGCCACGTCGTCGGTCAACGCGATGATCACCAACCAGGCGTACCAGATCTCGTTCAACGAGGTGTTCTACATGCTCGGGTTCATCTTCGTCGGGCTGATCTTCATCGTCTGGCTAGCCAAGCCGCCGTTCGCCGCCAAGGCCGGCCCCGCCGCCTCAGGCCACTAGTGTAGGAGCGCGCCTGCGCGCGATTCCCGGGTGCGATAACTCCGCGGGTGCGATAACCCCGCGGGTGCGATGAATCCCCCGGGGTGTGGCGAACCCCCCGGGGTGTGGCGAACCCCCCGGGGTGCGACGTAAAACGAAAGAGGCGTTGAACAACATCGTCCCGGATGTCGTTCAACGCCTCTTTCGTTATGGGGCATGGGTTTTTCAGGTCATGCCTTTTTCCAGGCCATGGATTTCGCGTCTGCAGGATTTCGGGTCTGCGGATTTGCCCGTTCGCGCGCAGGCGCGCTCCTACAGAGGCGGCGCCGCGGGGTTAGATACGAACAGGGCAGCGCCTGCGCCGGGGGTCAGATATCGAAGCCGATGCCGACCAGGGCCATGGTCTCGCCGCGGTTGGGTTCCTTGAAGCTGCCGTTGGAGATGTGGCGGACCTGGAAGCTCAGGTACTTCCACTGCCAGCCCAGGGTGCTGACGAACTCGTAGCCCGAGCTCAGCGCCTGGGTGCGGCCACCGGCGGTGCCGGCCACCTGGAAGCTGAAGAAGAACGGGTGGTACCAGTCGCCGTCCGTGCCGTAGTGCAGGCGCGCACCGGCGGCGCCGACCCACACGTTATTGGTCACGCCCGGATGGGAGTCGGCATAGCGGCCGATGTCGCGTCCCTTGATGTAGCCGATCGAGACGTCGGGCGACCAGGTGAACCGGCTGGCACCGATCGGGTAGGCGTTGAACACCGATTCGATGAAGAACGCATTCGTGGCGTGCGAATCCATGTAGCTGCGGCCACCCTGAAGCTCGATATGGGTGTCGGCGGCGGCGGGAAAGGCGGCGGCGGAAAGCGAGAGGGCGGCGAGAAGGCTGAGTGCGACGCGGGACGAGCGCATGTGGAGACTGGTCCTTATGGTGGGACGTTTGTGTGTGGCGCGATTTGTGAACTGAATCGTTCGGTAAATAGTGTTCAGCCAGCGTGAAAAAAGGGGGTAGGCACAGAATATTTCTGCCGGGAAAGTGCAGGATTGGCTACGCGTGCTTCACGGGCATCTCAAGAGCCAGCCTTTCTGGCCGATACAGTGCATGGGTTTGCCACGGCGCATGCCCTCACATGGCATGCGAGGCGACAGCAAAGGTGACAGGGGCGATGGACAAGGGGGCCACCAAGCTGCGCGCGCGTCGCATCCGCGTGGCGCTCTGGCTGGCTGCCGCCGCGCTCTCCGTCGGCGTCGTCGCCATCGTGGCGCACCTGCAGTTCGACGCCTACCGGCGCATGCTCGGCAGCAGCCAGCGCCAGGCAACCGGCGCCGCCTCCGGCCTGATCCGGATGCTCGACCAGAACATCAACGCCAGCCTCGGCCCCTTGCTGGCCCTGCGCAATGGCGTCACCAGCGCCGACCCGGGTCCATTGACCACGGCGCTCGAAGAAGTCCACGCGCGGCATCCGGAACTTGCGAATTTCGTCGCGATGGACCCGGCCGGCGAGGTGATCGCGTCCACCCGGCCTCCGCAGCGCGACGGCTGGCGCGGCGTGCGTGACGCGCCCCGCCTCAACGCGCTGGGCGCCAGCGTCCGGGTCAGCGTGGCGGATGCGCGGGACGGCCTGGGCCCGACCATCCGTGTCGTGGTCGATTCGCGTGTCGCCAACCCGGCCAGCTTCGGCACGCGAATCGGCAGCGCCGGCGCCACCGACGCGCTGCGCCACTCGATGCTCAGCCAGACGGCCGTGATCGGCATGTTCTCGTCGACAGGCCAGCTGTTCGCGACCAACCGCGCCGGCGTCAGCCAGCGTTGGGCGCCACCCGCCGCGGGCGCGGGCGCCACGGGCACCTACGAAGACGGCGACTATATGTACGCGTGGGCCGCCTCGTCGAACTATCCGCTGTTCGTCCGCGTCGGCGTCGACCGCAGTGCGATCCGCGACGACTGGCTGCGCCAGGCCCAGGCCACCGTGCTGGCCACTCTGGTGCTGCTGTTGATCCTCAACGGCCTGGCCGCGTGGCTCGGCCGCGCCTACCAGCGCCAGGGCACCCTGCTCGAAGCGCTGACGCGCAGTGCCCGGCACCTGGGCGACGTCCAGCGCAGCGGGCACATCGGCCTGTGGGAAGCCGACATGCGCTCGCGCAGCATCCTGTGGTCTGGGCACGTGCACGAGATCACCGGCCTGCCCGCCGAACGTACCGACGTCAGCCTCGGCACCTATTACCGGCTGGTCCATCGCGACGACCAGGCCGCGCTGACGGCGTGGCTCGAACGCTTCACCCACGGCGACGGCCCATACGAGATCGAACACCGGCTGTGCCGTCCCGATCGCCAGGAAGTGCGGGTAAACCTGCGCGCCGCACGGATCACCAACGAGGAAGGCGCGACGATCCTCGCCGGCACGATCAGCGAAATCACCGCGCTGCATGAAACCCGCCAGCGCCTGCGCGAGTCCGATCGCGACCTGGCCGCCAGCGAGGCGGCCCTGCGCAAGCTGCTGTCGCGCCTGCCGCTGCCCTTGCTGGTGGTCCGCGACGATCGCATCGATTACGCCAACCCGCTGGCCGAGGAACGCCTCGGCATGCCGGGCGAGGTGCTGAACGGGCGCGATGCCTCCGAGCTGATGGACAGCGACGCGCTGGCGGCGATCCGCACTGGCACCACCGAGGGCGCCGGTGTCACCGCATGGCTCGAGCCGATGCGCGGCATGCCGTTCGAAGCCGAGCTGGCGCTGTCCGATTACAAGGACTCACGCGGCCGCGGCACGCTGGTCATCGTCCGCGACGTGACCGAGCAGCGCCTCTACGAGGAACGCCTCAACCACCAGGCGACCCACGACG
This window harbors:
- a CDS encoding efflux RND transporter periplasmic adaptor subunit codes for the protein MSQDTLAPTGTTVAPPPKSRRGLFLKLLVLIIILAAIGWTVWYFVDGRWYEDTDDAYVNGNVVQITPQIAGTVTSIGADDGDLVHQGDVLVKLDPSDAEVNLESARANLANTVRRVRGLYNNVTSAQADVSVRQTAVDRARQDYNRRRDLAKSGAISAEELSHAQDTLTSAESSLASAKQSYSSSKVLVDDTVVASHPDVRAAAAKLRSAYLDFVRSTMVAPVDGYVAKRTVQVGQRVQPGAALMAVVPLHEVWIDANFKETQLTHMRIGQPVDVTADVYGNDTVYKAKVRSLGVGSGSAFSILPAQNATGNWIKIVQRVPVRVVFTEPKQLEDKPLRLGLSTKVTVSLHDQSGALLAKQAPTKPEFSTTVYDKQLADADKDITRVIHENASAGDGAEQQQAPK
- a CDS encoding acyloxyacyl hydrolase, which produces MRSSRVALSLLAALSLSAAAFPAAADTHIELQGGRSYMDSHATNAFFIESVFNAYPIGASRFTWSPDVSIGYIKGRDIGRYADSHPGVTNNVWVGAAGARLHYGTDGDWYHPFFFSFQVAGTAGGRTQALSSGYEFVSTLGWQWKYLSFQVRHISNGSFKEPNRGETMALVGIGFDI
- a CDS encoding MarR family transcriptional regulator, encoding MNTNLCISPDGRDSLGALIGMVRGEIVRAIEADLSAQGADLKFTQFHVLKRLANQGPMTATELARAVDLDGGAMTRQLDQLEAKGYLRRQPHEQDRRALRIELTEAGVALWRHLHESNVATLDRAQKSLSTDERAKLIDYLQRVLDALREKN
- a CDS encoding helix-turn-helix transcriptional regulator; the protein is MDKSDFHEMFDRADGPPLLAYAAERDSTLLEIDWHQHVRGQFFYVEQGLIVTRTDRGTYLLPPHRAGWMPPGLMHTVSISGPSRAWGVFVSPEASRGLPEHACVVGVDDVFRAVVKRAASWEQDAPMTPERERLLAVLLDEIRHAPVEAMHLPMPTDRRLRRVAMAMIEHPEDTRSIDEWANWAGLSVRTLTRLFREETQCSVAQWRQTARLTRALERLAEGEPVATIADSLGYATPSAFVAMFRKAFGDTPGRYLSRQAAAA
- a CDS encoding EAL domain-containing protein, whose product is MDKGATKLRARRIRVALWLAAAALSVGVVAIVAHLQFDAYRRMLGSSQRQATGAASGLIRMLDQNINASLGPLLALRNGVTSADPGPLTTALEEVHARHPELANFVAMDPAGEVIASTRPPQRDGWRGVRDAPRLNALGASVRVSVADARDGLGPTIRVVVDSRVANPASFGTRIGSAGATDALRHSMLSQTAVIGMFSSTGQLFATNRAGVSQRWAPPAAGAGATGTYEDGDYMYAWAASSNYPLFVRVGVDRSAIRDDWLRQAQATVLATLVLLLILNGLAAWLGRAYQRQGTLLEALTRSARHLGDVQRSGHIGLWEADMRSRSILWSGHVHEITGLPAERTDVSLGTYYRLVHRDDQAALTAWLERFTHGDGPYEIEHRLCRPDRQEVRVNLRAARITNEEGATILAGTISEITALHETRQRLRESDRDLAASEAALRKLLSRLPLPLLVVRDDRIDYANPLAEERLGMPGEVLNGRDASELMDSDALAAIRTGTTEGAGVTAWLEPMRGMPFEAELALSDYKDSRGRGTLVIVRDVTEQRLYEERLNHQATHDELTGLPNRRALREQLDALVRNCVRDRSGLMVLFIDLDHFKFINDALGHALGDQVLHDIAIKLGDVLDGAGQVGRFGGDEFLAMLPFDGPPAKALDVLPRIQRAIEEPLEVSGTLQRLKCSIGVAFATRDGLDADTLIRNADTAMYDAKRSGRHTWKCYSADMHTTAMARLTVITRLSPASLDQELSLAWQTQHDGVTGRPIGVEALLRWPLAPGDLAYPDRLIPLLEETGAIVPIGQWVLREACRQQRRVVDLLGPGCRVAVNISAQQLAHSDLVAEVRQALRETGASASALELELTESAFMKEPERAIRTLHELRAMGVSIALDDFGTGYSNLTYLSRLPLDKIKIDRHFTSALLEDAVDASICRSIIFLARSLNLQVVAEGVETQSQREWLEKEGCTAMQGFLFARPVPVGELGQAPATVS
- a CDS encoding DHA2 family efflux MFS transporter permease subunit: MSTEFRPPNLALSTVGLSLATFMQVLDTTIANVSLPTIAGNLGVSSNQSTWVITSFAVSNAIALPLTGFLTRRFGETKLFVWATLLFSLASFLCGIAQSMSMLILFRAIQGAVAGPMYPITQSLLISIYPPAKRGMALALLAMVTVVAPIAGPILGGWITDNYTWPWIFFINVPIGIFASFVVANQMKGRPEVTEKPKVDYVGLITLIIGVGALQVVLDKGNDEDWFSSPFIVVTAIIAAIGLAVFLIWELTDKDPIVNLKLFRHRNFAMGTLCLVLAYAAFFAIGLLVPQWLQRNVGYTSTWAGLAAAPLGIIPVILTPFVGRYAHKFDLRVLASGAFIVMGATCFMRSDFYLDIDFYSVAMVQLIQGLGVALFFMPVLSILLSDLQPREIAAGSGLATFLRTLGGSFAASLTTFLWDHRAIVHHERLAENFTPFNPNTQQALTQIGHGDPQYATSSVNAMITNQAYQISFNEVFYMLGFIFVGLIFIVWLAKPPFAAKAGPAASGH
- a CDS encoding efflux transporter outer membrane subunit; translation: MRLHTFVAAIGAAFVLSGCVTSRGLDPQGHLTDPATLHADKSLAKGDGATATWPAADWWTGLGDARLSALIEEALKDNPNLAAADARVRQAQAQAGSADANRAPTFNVGAGAAGAHLPEGLVGNELGHFSWTKYGYGSFNWDLDLWGGKRAEFEAAVGSQRAAEVDARAARIEISTNVARAYVQLGYAFDQMDVAKAELERSRSSRDLTRQRVAAGVDNQIQVKQSDSEVASAEREMAVAQRAIDSARTSLSMLLGKGPDRGLDIDRPTTMQPSTVAVPANVPADILGHRADLVAARWRVEAASKDIDSAKTKFLPNVTLGILAAQAAGGSDNLFSSAARFWQVLPAVSLPIFDGGRLRANLAGKDAQYDLAVAQYNQTLVGAVNEVADDLAGLDALNAQLQAQQRAHDAAQQAYDLSQQRYKAGVGSYLDSLVVRQQLLEAEQRLVSLRAEQVDTSVQLIQALGGGFRPEAGDQPVADAATH